One part of the Corallococcus soli genome encodes these proteins:
- a CDS encoding Circumsporozoite protein — translation MTTPIGYRPPLPPPPPPAPRPVAPTVAKGGQQPANTPAGSRVDTSVQGNVQSNSRNVLSGQSSFEAGGSRAEVSGTGPGGIQTDAYVQGPTFSADATVEADIGLSGIDVNVQVDVSANLVEAGASATKTVDFEIAGEQYSVELDMEALGKIGAEGDINLDLHVGTDGSVSINASASGFAGAQASLTGSIELKHEGDTLASGSITASASAGVSGDAHANIGLDGGNLEFDVGVEATAGLGLGVEVEGSVNPGNILKAVGETAAAAGGEVLENIAEGAINAGGAVADAAGDVFNGAVEGLGDLIEGAGDAFNSAKDTVTGWLPG, via the coding sequence ATGACCACGCCCATCGGCTACCGCCCGCCCCTGCCCCCCCCGCCTCCTCCCGCGCCGCGCCCTGTCGCGCCGACCGTCGCGAAGGGTGGTCAGCAGCCCGCCAACACGCCCGCGGGCTCCCGCGTGGACACGTCGGTGCAGGGCAACGTGCAGTCGAACTCGCGCAACGTGCTGAGCGGCCAGTCGAGCTTCGAGGCCGGCGGCTCGCGCGCCGAGGTCAGCGGCACCGGCCCCGGCGGCATCCAGACGGACGCCTACGTGCAGGGCCCGACGTTCAGCGCGGATGCCACCGTGGAGGCCGACATCGGCCTGTCCGGCATCGACGTGAACGTGCAGGTGGACGTGTCCGCCAACCTGGTGGAAGCGGGCGCCAGCGCCACCAAGACGGTGGACTTCGAGATCGCCGGTGAGCAGTACTCCGTCGAGCTGGACATGGAAGCGCTGGGCAAGATTGGCGCCGAGGGCGACATCAACCTGGACCTGCACGTCGGCACCGACGGCTCCGTGTCCATCAACGCCTCGGCGTCCGGCTTCGCCGGCGCGCAGGCCAGCCTCACGGGCTCCATCGAGCTGAAGCACGAGGGTGACACCCTGGCGTCGGGCAGCATCACCGCCAGCGCCAGCGCCGGCGTGAGCGGCGACGCCCACGCGAACATCGGCCTGGACGGCGGCAACCTGGAGTTCGACGTCGGCGTGGAGGCCACGGCCGGCCTGGGCCTGGGCGTCGAGGTGGAAGGCTCCGTCAACCCCGGCAACATCCTCAAGGCGGTCGGCGAGACGGCCGCCGCGGCCGGCGGCGAGGTCCTGGAGAACATCGCCGAGGGCGCCATCAACGCGGGCGGCGCCGTGGCGGACGCGGCCGGCGATGTGTTCAATGGCGCGGTGGAAGGCCTGGGCGACCTCATCGAGGGCGCCGGGGATGCCTTCAACAGCGCCAAGGACACCGTCACCGGTTGGCTGCCGGGCTAG
- a CDS encoding DUF4291 domain-containing protein yields the protein MSAAREVRADFDRASIVMYQAYPDAIADVAVKQQRFGPPFSVGRMTWIKPSFLWLMHRSNWGHKGGQERTLAVRIQRSGWEEALAAAVLTGYEPQVHGTPDAWRKAFESAPVHVQWDPERTLRGAGLPHDSIQVGLSRAVIQRFVNDWTVSITDLTPLVRKLRKHLDDGRADAATRLLPRESVYPVPPQLARRLGM from the coding sequence TTGAGCGCCGCGCGGGAAGTCCGGGCCGACTTCGACCGCGCGTCCATCGTGATGTACCAGGCCTATCCAGACGCCATCGCGGACGTGGCCGTGAAGCAGCAGCGGTTCGGCCCGCCGTTCTCCGTGGGGCGGATGACGTGGATCAAACCCAGCTTCCTGTGGCTCATGCACCGCTCCAACTGGGGCCACAAGGGCGGGCAGGAGCGCACGCTCGCGGTGCGCATCCAGCGCTCCGGCTGGGAGGAGGCGCTGGCCGCCGCGGTCCTCACCGGCTACGAGCCCCAAGTCCACGGCACCCCGGACGCGTGGCGCAAGGCGTTCGAGTCCGCGCCCGTCCACGTCCAGTGGGACCCCGAGCGCACCCTGCGCGGCGCGGGCCTCCCCCACGACAGCATCCAGGTGGGCTTGAGCCGCGCCGTCATCCAGCGCTTCGTGAACGATTGGACCGTCTCCATCACGGACCTGACGCCCCTGGTGCGCAAGCTGCGCAAGCACCTGGACGACGGCCGCGCGGACGCGGCGACGCGCCTGCTGCCCAGGGAGTCCGTCTACCCGGTGCCCCCGCAGCTCGCCCGCCGGCTCGGGATGTAA
- a CDS encoding EVE domain-containing protein, with amino-acid sequence MATGRYWLIKSEPSVYAYARLEADGRTEWTGVRNFEARNNLRAMTPGDLCLYYHSNEDKAVVGVARVLSKPGPDPTAPGEDWASVDMGPLVAFTVPVTLATIKATPALKDFPLLTRSRLSVTPTPVEHFELVLKMGQTKLPKAPASKPKPKAKPGARP; translated from the coding sequence ATGGCGACTGGCCGGTACTGGTTGATCAAGAGCGAGCCCTCCGTCTACGCGTACGCCCGGCTGGAAGCGGACGGCCGGACGGAGTGGACGGGCGTGCGCAACTTCGAGGCGCGCAACAACCTGCGGGCCATGACGCCCGGGGACCTGTGCCTCTACTACCACTCCAACGAGGACAAGGCCGTCGTGGGCGTGGCGCGCGTGCTCTCGAAGCCAGGCCCCGACCCCACCGCGCCCGGTGAGGACTGGGCCTCCGTGGACATGGGCCCCCTCGTCGCCTTCACCGTCCCGGTGACGCTGGCCACCATCAAGGCCACGCCCGCGCTCAAGGACTTCCCGCTGCTCACCCGCAGCCGCCTGAGCGTGACGCCCACCCCGGTGGAGCACTTCGAGCTCGTCCTGAAGATGGGCCAGACGAAGCTGCCGAAGGCCCCCGCCTCGAAGCCGAAACCGAAGGCGAAGCCCGGGGCCCGGCCTTGA
- a CDS encoding tetratricopeptide repeat protein — protein sequence MAVSKQASSAAQLMKQGLLKDAAREFERALQTDPKDAAAMLGLARLRLAQHDEPAARDMLQRLVAQHPTHPEALSHLARLDAEKGDARQLAVLEALASQPKAGFFEVVNHGRGLLAHHQYTAAIPVLEKALALQPGNGQTLTYLGMALQGDKQLDRALRRYQDAAEASRTEHLPLLLAARVQVLQGHVGAALTTLQQAILRSPREPSLIREFATLCFFAGAPETAIRAAIDLRMQQPDNADAIYLHGLASFVAGKNEDADRILREALAKVPDNASVLIALAKVRRRLGDDAEAQKLLEAAVASDPSEVGAANDLAVLHLSRPGGAGVAAARAVLTQALKVHPEDPGLHLNLALALADTDKALARTHALKAQASTDKHIREQADRLVTALAK from the coding sequence ATGGCCGTCTCCAAACAGGCATCCTCCGCAGCGCAGTTGATGAAGCAGGGCCTCCTCAAGGACGCGGCCCGTGAATTCGAGCGCGCCCTCCAGACGGACCCGAAGGACGCCGCCGCGATGCTCGGGCTCGCCCGTCTGCGCCTCGCGCAGCATGACGAGCCCGCCGCGCGCGACATGCTCCAGCGGCTCGTGGCCCAGCACCCCACCCACCCGGAGGCGCTCAGCCACCTGGCCCGGCTGGACGCCGAAAAGGGTGATGCCCGGCAGCTCGCGGTGCTGGAGGCGCTCGCGTCCCAGCCGAAGGCGGGCTTCTTCGAGGTCGTCAACCACGGCCGCGGGCTGCTGGCCCACCACCAGTACACCGCCGCCATCCCCGTGCTGGAGAAGGCGCTCGCCCTGCAGCCGGGCAACGGGCAGACGCTGACGTACCTGGGCATGGCGCTCCAGGGCGACAAGCAGTTGGACCGCGCGCTGCGGCGCTACCAGGACGCGGCGGAGGCCAGCCGCACGGAGCACCTGCCGCTGCTGCTCGCCGCGCGCGTGCAGGTCCTCCAGGGCCACGTGGGCGCGGCGCTGACGACGCTGCAGCAGGCCATCCTGCGCAGCCCCCGCGAGCCGTCCCTCATCCGGGAGTTCGCCACGCTGTGCTTCTTCGCGGGCGCGCCCGAGACGGCCATCCGCGCCGCCATCGACCTGCGCATGCAGCAGCCGGACAACGCGGACGCCATCTACCTGCACGGCCTGGCGTCGTTCGTGGCCGGCAAGAACGAGGACGCGGACCGCATCCTGCGCGAAGCGCTGGCCAAGGTGCCGGACAACGCGTCCGTGCTCATCGCGCTGGCCAAGGTCCGCCGCCGGCTGGGCGACGACGCGGAGGCGCAGAAGCTGCTGGAGGCCGCCGTGGCCTCCGACCCGTCCGAAGTGGGCGCGGCCAACGACCTGGCGGTGCTGCACCTGTCGCGCCCTGGTGGGGCCGGAGTCGCCGCCGCGCGCGCCGTGCTGACCCAGGCGCTGAAGGTGCACCCGGAGGACCCGGGCCTGCACCTCAACCTGGCCCTGGCCCTGGCGGACACCGACAAGGCCCTGGCCCGGACGCACGCACTGAAGGCCCAGGCCAGCACCGACAAGCACATCCGCGAGCAGGCGGACCGGCTCGTCACCGCGTTGGCGAAGTAG